Proteins from a single region of Chryseobacterium sp. W4I1:
- a CDS encoding sensor histidine kinase — protein sequence MEENNLVITFTITLLIVVLTMIFIYVVFIKKKTTLLIKQKEKDMRFEKELATSQVEIKEQTLNYIGQELHDDLGQKLSVVRLRQNQLISKLKNSEKEELNELSELLGECIQDIRNLSKTLITEQIIHFGLTESIEREVKRIQKLKLLKIEFITQKQDIDISPKHGLILFRIIQESINNILKHSRAKNVSIRLKDDPETLRINISDNGKGFDTRKIQDGSGLKNMELRAKLIHAEFAIQSELEKGTQTSIIYYKQQP from the coding sequence ATGGAAGAAAATAATTTGGTCATTACCTTTACCATTACCCTACTTATCGTTGTCCTGACAATGATCTTCATCTATGTGGTCTTTATCAAGAAAAAAACAACCCTTCTGATCAAGCAAAAAGAAAAGGATATGCGGTTTGAAAAGGAACTGGCGACATCACAGGTCGAAATCAAAGAGCAGACGCTGAATTATATAGGACAAGAGCTTCATGATGATCTGGGTCAAAAACTTTCGGTGGTAAGGCTAAGGCAAAATCAACTTATTTCTAAGTTGAAAAATTCCGAAAAAGAAGAGCTGAATGAGTTGAGCGAATTACTGGGTGAATGTATTCAGGATATCAGGAATTTATCTAAAACATTGATTACCGAACAGATCATCCATTTCGGTCTGACAGAATCCATAGAAAGAGAGGTAAAAAGAATACAGAAACTAAAGCTGTTAAAAATAGAATTCATCACCCAGAAACAGGATATTGATATTTCACCGAAACATGGACTGATTCTATTCCGAATTATTCAGGAAAGCATTAATAATATTTTAAAACATTCCAGAGCTAAAAATGTATCCATAAGACTGAAAGATGACCCTGAAACGTTACGCATTAATATTTCTGACAACGGAAAAGGATTTGATACCCGTAAAATACAGGACGGTTCCGGACTGAAGAATATGGAACTGAGGGCGAAACTCATCCATGCAGAATTTGCCATACAGTCGGAACTTGAAAAAGGAACACAAACTTCAATAATCTATTACAAACAGCAACCATGA
- a CDS encoding response regulator transcription factor: MKTIPIAIVDDHTLMSKALENMIVENPQYKVIMNHPNGEDFIAAIEKASELPAVVLMDINMPYKNGIETTEWLTEHHPDIKVIALTMEDEEKILIKMLKAGAKGYLLKDMQPAILFQAIDTVFDKGSFYTDFVAQKLLKVKTEDMKTASLLSELKDREKEFIKWACSELTYKEIADKMFLSPKTIDGYRDSVFMKLEVKNRVGLVLFALKHDLC; this comes from the coding sequence ATGAAAACGATTCCCATAGCTATTGTAGATGATCATACTCTAATGTCCAAAGCGCTGGAAAATATGATCGTAGAAAATCCCCAGTATAAAGTGATCATGAATCATCCCAACGGTGAAGATTTTATAGCTGCGATAGAGAAAGCTTCAGAATTACCTGCCGTAGTCCTGATGGATATCAATATGCCTTATAAAAACGGGATAGAAACCACAGAATGGCTCACTGAGCATCATCCTGACATTAAGGTGATTGCCCTGACCATGGAAGATGAGGAGAAAATACTCATCAAAATGCTGAAGGCAGGTGCCAAAGGATATCTGCTGAAAGATATGCAGCCAGCCATCCTTTTTCAGGCGATTGATACGGTATTTGATAAAGGCAGTTTTTATACCGATTTCGTTGCTCAGAAATTATTGAAAGTAAAAACAGAAGATATGAAAACGGCTTCCCTACTTTCTGAATTAAAAGACAGGGAAAAAGAATTTATCAAATGGGCCTGCAGCGAACTTACCTATAAAGAAATTGCTGACAAAATGTTCCTGAGCCCAAAAACCATTGATGGCTACAGAGATTCCGTCTTTATGAAATTAGAAGTAAAAAACAGGGTTGGCCTGGTTCTTTTTGCCTTAAAACATGATCTCTGCTGA
- a CDS encoding caspase family protein, which yields MKKALIVGINDYAPVGLGGPDLNGCINDARDMANTLVICGFDPAKIKILTNQNATRANILNYLKTLVSSSVKGDSLVFYYSGHGTRVANIGADLEIDGLDEAICPHDYASAGVIRDDDFKTILNKLKAGVNLEVIFDCCHSGTGTRKMDLGLDLNLELSYETARFIPPMLEDEFYMTYASEMQSSKNSKKAIALTKALIPVTGLNHTLWAACKDNQVSMEGNISGQIRGYFTYHFCKILRATNGNIVRKTLDKQTAIALAAMGAAQINQTESITAEFSQKIFS from the coding sequence ATGAAAAAAGCACTCATCGTAGGAATCAATGATTATGCACCTGTAGGATTAGGTGGGCCGGATTTGAACGGCTGCATCAATGATGCAAGAGACATGGCCAACACCTTAGTAATCTGCGGTTTTGATCCTGCAAAAATTAAAATTCTCACCAATCAGAATGCCACAAGAGCCAACATATTAAACTACCTTAAAACATTGGTGAGCAGCAGTGTAAAAGGAGATTCACTCGTGTTCTATTACTCAGGACACGGAACCAGAGTGGCCAATATCGGAGCAGATCTGGAAATAGACGGTCTGGATGAAGCCATTTGTCCGCACGACTATGCAAGTGCCGGAGTGATCCGTGATGATGATTTTAAAACCATACTCAACAAACTAAAGGCAGGTGTCAACCTGGAAGTTATTTTTGACTGCTGCCATTCCGGAACGGGAACCAGAAAAATGGACCTAGGACTTGATCTGAATCTGGAACTTTCTTATGAAACCGCCCGCTTCATCCCTCCCATGCTGGAAGATGAATTTTATATGACCTATGCAAGCGAAATGCAATCTTCCAAAAATTCTAAAAAGGCAATTGCTCTGACTAAAGCTCTGATTCCGGTTACCGGATTAAATCATACGTTATGGGCTGCCTGTAAAGATAATCAGGTATCTATGGAAGGAAATATAAGTGGGCAGATCAGAGGCTACTTTACCTATCATTTCTGCAAAATCCTACGTGCTACCAATGGAAATATCGTCAGAAAAACACTTGACAAACAAACTGCTATAGCTTTGGCTGCTATGGGAGCCGCCCAAATCAATCAAACTGAAAGCATCACTGCAGAATTTTCTCAAAAAATATTTTCATAA